One segment of Saprospiraceae bacterium DNA contains the following:
- a CDS encoding Abi family protein has protein sequence MRYTKPATTIQDQIRLLQKRGMIISDVAEAESFLSNISYYRLAGYWWPLQADKINHIFKAGSRFENVIALYNFDRELRVLLFDVIERIEIGLRTRLIYHLSHEINPWWFEDAVHFKNRINHSDCLLSIDRELQQSKDTFIKEHYLKYHTDTRRPPAWKTLEVASFTTLSKLYANLLPSLKSKDLIAGELNTVNHTYLQSWLQSISQIRNICAHHGRLWNKNLPGRPKLLPKPPAPWLKLVPPVTEHHKLYVHLCCMKYLLDVVSPGHHFTSKLAGLVAKYPTVDIHALGMHTNWQSEDLWVK, from the coding sequence ATGCGATACACTAAACCGGCCACTACTATTCAAGATCAAATCCGCCTTCTTCAAAAAAGGGGGATGATTATTTCCGATGTCGCGGAAGCGGAGAGTTTTTTGTCCAACATCAGTTACTACCGCTTGGCGGGTTACTGGTGGCCTCTGCAAGCGGACAAGATTAACCATATTTTCAAAGCCGGAAGCCGGTTTGAAAATGTCATCGCGCTTTACAATTTTGATCGGGAACTCAGGGTTTTACTTTTCGATGTGATTGAGCGCATTGAGATCGGGCTTCGTACCCGACTGATTTACCACCTCTCACACGAGATAAACCCCTGGTGGTTTGAGGATGCAGTGCATTTCAAAAATCGGATAAATCATTCGGATTGCCTCCTTTCGATTGATCGGGAACTGCAACAATCGAAAGATACTTTCATCAAAGAACACTACCTGAAATATCACACCGATACGAGGAGACCGCCTGCTTGGAAAACTTTGGAAGTAGCGAGTTTTACGACCCTTTCCAAACTTTACGCGAATTTGCTTCCTTCACTGAAATCAAAGGATTTGATTGCCGGTGAATTGAACACGGTGAACCACACTTACCTTCAAAGTTGGTTGCAATCCATTTCTCAAATCCGAAATATTTGCGCCCATCACGGAAGGTTATGGAACAAGAACCTGCCTGGCCGACCGAAGTTACTGCCGAAGCCACCCGCGCCGTGGCTGAAACTTGTGCCACCCGTTACCGAGCACCATAAATTATATGTGCATCTGTGTTGTATGAAATACCTGCTCGATGTGGTAAGCCCTGGGCATCATTTCACTTCCAAACTTGCGGGACTGGTGGCCAAATATCCGACGGTGGATATTCACGCACTTGGGATGCACACGAACTGGCAGAGTGAAGATTTGTGGGTGAAGTGA
- a CDS encoding DUF1800 domain-containing protein: protein MSHHPIARRDFFQHIVAFSEGNKIEQVPAEQADIAAEMFPSGELTISGGLNPYAGTWGKEQAAHLLRRVTFGVKKSQLDQLVAIGSASAAVDAVLDVPQTPPLPPVNNYNSANFTDPAVSTGQTWVNAMYNVEAEGYRIESWRGWWLDRMLHSGADIQEKMTLFWHNHFATRTEAAFWGRASYLHNATLRQHALGNFKTLVKAVTLDPCMLIFLNGFLNHKSAPDENYARELQELFTIGKDSNNTYTEEDVEAAARVLTGWRINFLNATTYLDVNAHDTGNKSFSSYYNNTVIQGSTNAEQELDAMLDMIFKKEEVAKFVCRKVYRFFIYYKIDATVEAEVIEPLAEIFRNNNYEIRPMMEALLKSEHFFDAYNKGCFIKTPLDLALGVLRNFDKSLPAPTPYDEFVLRLQINYFCNNLQMLPGDPPNVAGWPAFRQAPAFYRTWINGDTMRNRNIFSDLFSFAVLLGFGDLQLDHIAMASQSSNPSDPNQLVDDTLRIMLPMAISQEKKQLLKSILLSGQANDFYWTAAWLTYLANPNNPMAYEAVWFRLANLHKYIMNLAEYQLA, encoded by the coding sequence ATGTCCCACCATCCGATTGCCCGCCGGGATTTCTTCCAACATATTGTCGCCTTCTCAGAGGGGAACAAAATCGAACAGGTGCCCGCTGAACAGGCAGACATCGCTGCCGAGATGTTTCCATCGGGAGAGCTCACCATATCCGGTGGCTTAAATCCGTACGCAGGCACATGGGGCAAAGAACAGGCCGCGCACCTATTGCGCCGCGTCACTTTTGGGGTGAAAAAGTCGCAGCTGGACCAACTTGTGGCAATAGGCAGCGCGTCAGCAGCTGTGGATGCCGTGCTGGACGTGCCACAAACGCCCCCCCTGCCACCTGTCAACAACTACAATAGCGCAAACTTTACCGACCCAGCCGTCTCGACGGGTCAAACTTGGGTGAATGCCATGTACAATGTGGAAGCGGAGGGCTATCGCATTGAATCGTGGCGAGGCTGGTGGCTCGACCGCATGCTGCACAGCGGGGCGGATATCCAAGAAAAGATGACCTTGTTTTGGCACAATCATTTCGCCACGCGCACGGAGGCCGCTTTTTGGGGGCGAGCTTCTTACCTGCACAATGCGACCCTTCGGCAACACGCTTTGGGCAATTTCAAAACGCTGGTGAAGGCCGTCACGCTCGACCCGTGTATGTTGATATTTCTCAACGGTTTTCTCAATCACAAGTCTGCGCCTGATGAAAACTACGCGCGTGAATTGCAAGAGCTATTCACCATCGGAAAAGATTCCAACAACACTTACACCGAAGAAGACGTGGAAGCTGCGGCAAGAGTGCTCACGGGTTGGCGCATCAATTTCCTGAACGCCACTACCTATTTGGATGTGAACGCGCATGATACTGGCAACAAGTCTTTTTCGAGCTATTACAACAACACGGTGATTCAAGGCAGCACCAACGCCGAGCAAGAGCTGGATGCCATGTTGGATATGATTTTCAAAAAGGAAGAAGTGGCAAAATTTGTCTGCCGAAAAGTTTACCGTTTTTTCATTTACTATAAAATTGACGCGACGGTGGAAGCGGAGGTAATCGAGCCGTTGGCAGAGATTTTTAGGAACAATAATTATGAAATCCGACCAATGATGGAAGCATTGTTGAAAAGCGAGCACTTTTTCGACGCATACAACAAAGGCTGCTTCATAAAAACACCGCTTGACCTCGCATTGGGTGTCTTGCGCAATTTTGACAAATCGCTGCCAGCGCCAACGCCCTACGATGAGTTTGTGCTGCGCCTCCAAATCAATTATTTCTGCAACAATCTTCAAATGTTGCCCGGCGACCCTCCCAACGTGGCCGGGTGGCCTGCCTTTCGCCAAGCACCTGCTTTTTATCGAACTTGGATAAATGGCGACACCATGCGCAACAGAAACATTTTCTCTGATTTGTTCTCTTTCGCCGTCTTGCTCGGTTTTGGAGACTTGCAACTCGACCACATTGCCATGGCATCGCAGTCGTCGAACCCAAGCGACCCCAATCAGCTCGTTGACGACACGCTTCGTATCATGTTGCCTATGGCGATTTCGCAAGAAAAAAAGCAGCTGCTTAAAAGCATCCTGCTCTCTGGCCAAGCAAACGATTTCTACTGGACTGCCGCTTGGCTGACATATTTGGCTAATCCGAACAACCCAATGGCTTATGAAGCCGTGTGGTTTCGTCTCGCCAATCTTCACAAATACATCATGAATTTGGCCGAGTATCAACTTGCTTGA
- a CDS encoding saccharopine dehydrogenase NADP-binding domain-containing protein produces MKNLLIIGAGRSATALIKYVLEQARQHDFFITLADADLEMARRKINDHPKGRAIWLDASKTNDRRDIISRHDVVVSLLPPQMHLEVAQDCISLGKHMVTASYVSKQVFRLGDEARQRALVFMNELGLDPGIDHMSAMQRIHKIKAEGGKITAFYSYTGGLVAPESDDNPWHYKFSWNPRNVVLAGQGTAQFLEDGKLKYIPYRRLFRQYRLVDIPDMGQWEVYANRDSLLYKDAYGLQDIRTLFRGTIRHRGFCDAWNALVRIGLTDATFPIVDSDQLTYHDLMEAFLGISQHTGSVKERIAKLIEVEPDSEVVQKLEWLGLFSKRRIKVKNATPSLILENLLLEKWALQPDEKDMVIMQHVFEYEQQRKKRKLTSTLIMKGENGIETAMSRLVGLPLGIFVKLLMLGKISTTGVSIPTMPEVYEPVMQELEEYGVKFIEQEE; encoded by the coding sequence ATGAAAAACCTCCTCATCATCGGGGCTGGGCGTTCTGCCACGGCACTCATCAAATACGTCCTCGAACAAGCACGTCAACACGACTTTTTCATCACGTTGGCCGATGCCGACCTTGAAATGGCGCGTCGCAAAATCAACGACCACCCCAAAGGTCGTGCGATTTGGCTCGATGCCTCCAAAACCAACGACCGCCGCGACATTATCAGCCGGCATGACGTGGTCGTGTCGCTCCTGCCACCACAAATGCACCTCGAAGTAGCCCAAGATTGCATTTCGCTGGGCAAGCATATGGTGACGGCCAGTTATGTCAGCAAACAGGTGTTCCGGCTGGGCGACGAAGCCCGCCAGAGAGCACTCGTGTTCATGAACGAGCTCGGCCTCGACCCAGGCATTGACCACATGAGCGCCATGCAACGCATCCACAAAATCAAGGCAGAAGGTGGTAAAATAACCGCCTTTTATTCCTATACGGGCGGGTTGGTCGCGCCAGAGAGTGACGATAACCCCTGGCATTACAAGTTCAGCTGGAACCCGCGCAACGTCGTGCTGGCAGGTCAGGGAACGGCACAGTTTCTTGAGGATGGTAAGCTTAAATATATCCCATACCGTCGTTTGTTCCGCCAGTATCGGCTGGTTGATATTCCCGACATGGGACAATGGGAAGTATATGCCAACCGCGATTCCTTACTCTACAAAGATGCGTATGGCCTTCAAGACATCAGGACGCTTTTTCGCGGCACTATCCGACATCGCGGCTTTTGCGATGCGTGGAACGCGCTCGTGCGCATCGGCCTGACGGATGCCACATTCCCTATCGTTGACAGCGACCAACTCACCTACCACGACCTCATGGAGGCATTTCTCGGCATTAGCCAGCATACGGGTTCGGTCAAAGAGCGCATCGCAAAACTAATTGAGGTAGAACCCGATAGCGAGGTGGTTCAGAAGTTGGAATGGCTCGGCCTGTTCAGCAAACGCCGCATCAAAGTCAAAAACGCCACACCTTCCTTGATACTGGAAAATTTGCTCTTGGAAAAATGGGCACTTCAGCCCGATGAAAAGGACATGGTCATCATGCAGCATGTGTTCGAGTACGAACAGCAGCGAAAAAAGCGCAAACTGACCTCCACGCTCATTATGAAGGGCGAAAACGGCATAGAGACCGCCATGTCGCGCCTCGTCGGGCTGCCACTGGGTATTTTTGTGAAACTACTGATGCTCGGTAAAATATCCACCACAGGAGTCAGCATACCCACCATGCCCGAAGTGTATGAGCCTGTGATGCAGGAATTGGAAGAATACGGGGTCAAGTTTATCGAGCAGGAAGAATGA
- the mqnB gene encoding futalosine hydrolase → MRILLVSATIFEIAPTLNWLEEHFQVTDGGIFENNGLSVFPLVTGVGLAATAFHVGQFLAINQPGLSINAGIAGALDKDLRLGDVLNVVSERFGDLGVEEADGRFTDLFELGLMEKDTPPFSKNRLWNRASEQAGFLPAAHGLSVNKVHGFPPSIDAIRAKYPDAQLESMEGAAFFFACLSAKIPFLEVRSISNFVEARNRERWNLPLAINNLNRTLIALFEQMVPPR, encoded by the coding sequence ATGCGCATTCTGCTTGTTTCCGCCACTATTTTCGAGATTGCTCCCACCTTGAATTGGCTGGAAGAACACTTCCAAGTCACCGATGGCGGCATTTTTGAAAATAACGGGCTAAGCGTGTTCCCATTGGTGACGGGTGTTGGGCTGGCAGCCACCGCTTTTCATGTGGGTCAATTTTTGGCAATCAACCAGCCCGGATTGTCCATCAACGCCGGCATTGCCGGTGCGCTGGACAAAGACCTTCGCCTGGGCGATGTGCTGAATGTCGTCAGCGAGCGTTTTGGCGACCTCGGCGTGGAAGAAGCCGATGGCCGCTTTACGGATTTGTTCGAGTTGGGCTTGATGGAGAAGGATACCCCACCCTTTTCAAAAAACAGATTGTGGAATCGCGCAAGCGAACAGGCCGGTTTCTTGCCCGCCGCACACGGGCTTTCGGTCAACAAGGTGCATGGGTTTCCGCCCTCCATTGATGCTATTCGAGCAAAGTACCCCGATGCTCAATTGGAAAGCATGGAAGGCGCTGCGTTTTTTTTCGCTTGCCTGTCGGCAAAAATTCCGTTCCTCGAAGTTCGAAGCATTTCCAATTTCGTGGAAGCACGCAACCGAGAGCGGTGGAACTTGCCGCTCGCCATCAATAACCTGAACCGCACCTTGATTGCGCTCTTCGAACAAATGGTGCCACCTCGCTAA
- a CDS encoding type I restriction endonuclease subunit R, which produces MLQTSDTSEKGLEAIIETHLAEVAGYHRAYSNEYDRDLCINRRHLFKFLKETQPEKYETILKRGEETFLKRLAEQIRKRGVIDVLRKGIKDLDLTVNLYYKKPTSTLNKRAIRDYQTNLFAVCRQLFFSSDNRKSLDMVIFLNGLPLITFELKNHYTGQNVKNAIKQYQDDRDPKEPVFAFKRMMVHFAVDPDLVYMTTKLEGKNTFFLPFNKGFNNGAGNPPNPNGLKSDYLWKEILTKESLSNILENFAQVVEEKDEDTGRVKEKLIFPRYHQLRVVSRILEDAKGKGIGQRYLIQHSAGSGKSNSITWLAHLLTELHNEQNENIFDSVIVVTDRRVLDKQIRDNIKQFAQVKGVVEAITEGSKQLKLALEEGKKIIITTIQKFPHVVKEIGELGAKKFAIIIDEAHSSQSGETAAKMNLTLATKPLADQSVALAAEPEVAYQEDPEETYDTEDLINAIIEQRKMLKNASYFAFTATPKNKTLEVFGIPQPDGTFREFDLYSMKQAIEEEFILDVLQNYTTYQSYYKLNKAVEENPLFDTKKAQKKLKAYVESHPFSIKEKAKVMIDHFQSEVQNQINRQAKAMVVTKSIANAIQYYFAFKEYLREIHSPYKVIVAFSGKKTVDGQEYDEAKLNGFSSNDIPKEFKKIEYRFLIVANKFQTGFDQPLLHTMYVDKKLRDVQAVQTLSRLNRAFKPWKADTFVLDFFNSVDDIKEAFNPYYTTTILSEGTDANKLNDLQDALDNAQVYNEGNVIAFTDLYFKGAERTELDPIIDVCKLNYDTDLSEEQQVDFLVRAKSFTRTYAFLSKILSFNNAYWERLYWFLKFLTPKLKPKEEEDLAKGILTAVDLDSYRLSRVTTDDIKLAGAGELTPTPPTMRGSKGEPELDELEAIVRIFNERFGNIDWIKDDKIRKVMFEEIPDQLAGDEDTMRKIINSDRQNAKITSDEKTTDVVMDFMTTSTDFYKMFMDNPDFKRQYLEFIFDKLWKQANNQRQAGI; this is translated from the coding sequence ATGTTGCAAACCTCTGATACTTCCGAAAAGGGCTTGGAAGCCATCATCGAAACGCACCTCGCCGAAGTTGCAGGTTATCACCGTGCCTACTCCAATGAGTATGACCGCGACCTTTGCATCAACCGCAGGCATTTGTTCAAGTTTTTGAAAGAAACCCAGCCCGAGAAATATGAGACCATTTTGAAACGCGGGGAAGAAACCTTCCTAAAACGCCTTGCGGAACAAATCCGCAAGCGTGGCGTCATTGATGTGCTCCGCAAAGGCATCAAAGATTTAGACCTTACCGTCAACCTGTATTACAAAAAGCCCACTTCTACGCTCAATAAACGCGCCATCCGCGATTACCAAACCAACCTTTTCGCCGTTTGTCGGCAACTCTTTTTCAGTAGTGATAACCGGAAATCGCTCGATATGGTGATTTTCCTGAACGGCTTGCCGCTCATCACTTTTGAACTCAAAAACCACTACACCGGCCAGAATGTTAAAAATGCCATAAAGCAATATCAGGACGACCGCGACCCGAAAGAACCTGTTTTTGCCTTCAAGCGGATGATGGTACATTTTGCCGTTGACCCTGATCTGGTGTATATGACCACCAAATTAGAAGGCAAAAACACCTTCTTTCTTCCCTTCAACAAAGGCTTTAACAACGGCGCAGGCAACCCGCCCAATCCCAACGGCTTAAAGTCGGATTACCTTTGGAAGGAAATCCTCACCAAAGAAAGCCTCTCTAATATCCTTGAAAATTTCGCGCAGGTAGTGGAAGAAAAAGACGAAGATACCGGCAGGGTAAAAGAGAAATTGATTTTTCCGCGCTACCACCAACTTCGCGTGGTTTCCCGCATCTTGGAAGATGCTAAAGGCAAGGGCATCGGGCAACGTTATCTCATTCAACATTCCGCCGGTTCAGGAAAATCCAATTCCATCACCTGGCTTGCTCACCTGCTTACCGAATTGCACAATGAGCAAAACGAAAACATTTTTGACTCTGTCATAGTGGTAACAGACAGGCGCGTGCTCGATAAACAGATAAGGGATAACATCAAGCAATTTGCCCAGGTCAAAGGCGTGGTAGAGGCAATCACCGAAGGAAGCAAGCAACTCAAACTTGCACTTGAGGAAGGCAAAAAAATCATCATTACCACCATTCAGAAGTTCCCGCACGTTGTGAAGGAAATCGGTGAACTCGGCGCCAAGAAATTCGCCATTATCATTGATGAAGCCCACAGCAGTCAAAGCGGGGAAACAGCCGCCAAGATGAATCTTACATTGGCTACCAAGCCGTTAGCCGATCAGTCGGTCGCACTTGCCGCCGAACCGGAGGTTGCTTATCAGGAAGACCCCGAGGAAACCTACGACACGGAAGACCTCATCAACGCCATCATCGAGCAACGCAAGATGCTCAAAAACGCCAGTTACTTTGCTTTTACGGCTACACCTAAAAACAAAACGCTGGAGGTTTTCGGTATCCCTCAACCGGACGGCACTTTTCGGGAGTTTGATTTATACTCGATGAAGCAAGCCATTGAGGAGGAATTTATCCTTGATGTTCTCCAAAACTACACCACCTACCAATCCTATTACAAACTCAACAAAGCGGTTGAAGAGAACCCGCTTTTTGATACGAAAAAAGCCCAAAAGAAACTCAAAGCCTACGTCGAAAGCCATCCTTTTTCTATCAAGGAAAAGGCAAAAGTGATGATAGATCACTTCCAAAGCGAAGTTCAAAATCAGATAAACCGGCAGGCAAAAGCAATGGTGGTGACTAAATCAATCGCCAATGCCATTCAGTATTACTTCGCCTTCAAAGAGTATTTGCGGGAGATACATTCGCCTTACAAAGTTATCGTCGCTTTCTCCGGTAAAAAGACCGTTGACGGTCAGGAGTACGACGAAGCCAAACTAAACGGCTTCTCAAGCAACGACATTCCCAAAGAGTTCAAAAAAATAGAATATCGCTTTCTGATTGTTGCCAATAAATTCCAGACGGGTTTTGACCAACCCCTGCTCCACACGATGTATGTGGATAAGAAGTTGCGGGATGTGCAGGCAGTTCAAACCCTTTCCCGTTTGAACCGTGCCTTCAAACCTTGGAAAGCCGACACGTTCGTTCTTGATTTTTTCAACTCCGTTGATGACATCAAAGAGGCTTTCAACCCGTATTACACTACCACGATTTTGAGCGAAGGCACTGATGCCAACAAACTCAATGATCTGCAAGACGCGCTCGACAATGCCCAAGTGTATAATGAGGGCAATGTGATTGCCTTCACCGATTTGTACTTTAAAGGTGCGGAACGCACCGAACTTGACCCCATTATTGATGTCTGCAAACTCAATTACGACACGGATTTATCCGAGGAGCAACAAGTGGATTTTCTGGTGCGGGCAAAATCCTTTACCCGCACTTATGCTTTTCTTTCGAAAATCCTTTCGTTCAACAATGCCTACTGGGAGCGCCTTTACTGGTTCTTGAAATTTCTCACTCCCAAACTCAAACCTAAAGAAGAGGAAGACTTGGCAAAAGGCATTTTGACAGCAGTTGACCTGGACAGTTACCGCCTGAGCCGCGTTACTACCGATGATATTAAACTCGCCGGCGCAGGCGAACTAACCCCTACTCCGCCGACGATGCGCGGCAGTAAGGGCGAGCCGGAACTGGACGAACTGGAAGCCATTGTTCGCATCTTCAACGAACGGTTCGGCAATATTGACTGGATAAAAGACGATAAAATCAGGAAGGTGATGTTCGAGGAAATCCCCGACCAACTTGCAGGCGATGAGGATACGATGCGGAAAATAATAAACTCCGACCGTCAGAACGCCAAAATCACATCGGACGAAAAAACTACTGATGTGGTAATGGATTTTATGACGACCAGCACCGATTTTTACAAAATGTTTATGGATAACCCCGACTTCAAACGCCAGTATTTGGAGTTCATATTTGATAAACTTTGGAAGCAGGCGAATAACCAGAGACAAGCAGGCATATAG
- a CDS encoding site-specific integrase has protein sequence MISANIILDTRYKKKGDVYPLKLRVVHNRKPFDLSLGHNLSAKDWDEKGQKVKSSCRTIENIARFNALLSKDKQKVQDVLIRLQDEGKLDTLTLEELKNYVTQKSTETMTLAFGEAMIAELQDAKKFGNARVYDTMLRSVLNFVKGRDFPMKQITYTWLKKYEAWYLSKGNSANGLSVSLRTLRALYNRAIKQKLISKDYYPFTDYRIKGESTRKRAISGADLELIKQFQPKTERQARAKDYFLLSFYLMGASFVDLAFLQVRNITGGRIEYKRQKTGRLHSIPISAPLQAILDKYLQGKKKGDFILNVIKSDDPKRQLMNVRDELRQFNRRLKEIGELCGIEATLTSYVARHSYATIAKYKGVPTAVISEALGHSSEEVTQVYLDSFDKEVLDKYHTLIIE, from the coding sequence ATGATCTCTGCAAACATCATTCTCGACACTCGTTACAAGAAGAAGGGGGATGTTTATCCCCTCAAACTTCGGGTTGTTCACAACCGCAAACCTTTTGATTTGAGTCTCGGTCATAACCTCTCTGCAAAAGATTGGGACGAGAAGGGGCAGAAGGTAAAATCTTCCTGCCGGACAATTGAGAATATCGCCCGCTTTAACGCGCTCCTGAGCAAAGATAAGCAAAAGGTGCAGGATGTTCTCATCCGGCTTCAAGACGAGGGCAAGTTGGATACCCTCACTTTGGAGGAACTCAAAAACTATGTTACCCAAAAGAGCACCGAGACGATGACCCTCGCTTTCGGTGAAGCGATGATTGCTGAACTTCAAGATGCCAAAAAATTCGGCAATGCACGGGTTTATGACACGATGCTCAGGAGTGTCCTCAACTTTGTGAAGGGCAGGGACTTCCCGATGAAGCAGATTACTTATACCTGGCTGAAAAAATACGAGGCTTGGTATCTCTCCAAAGGCAATTCCGCGAATGGGTTGAGTGTCAGCCTGCGGACGCTCAGGGCATTGTATAACCGCGCCATCAAGCAAAAACTGATTTCCAAAGATTATTACCCCTTCACTGATTACAGGATCAAGGGGGAATCTACCCGTAAGCGGGCTATTTCAGGGGCTGACCTTGAACTCATCAAGCAGTTCCAGCCGAAAACCGAACGGCAGGCGCGCGCCAAAGATTACTTCCTCCTTAGTTTTTACCTGATGGGAGCGTCTTTCGTCGATCTGGCTTTTCTGCAAGTCCGGAACATCACCGGCGGACGAATTGAATATAAGAGGCAAAAGACCGGACGGCTTCACTCCATTCCCATCTCTGCGCCCCTGCAAGCGATACTGGACAAATACCTGCAAGGGAAGAAGAAAGGCGACTTTATTCTGAATGTCATCAAGTCGGACGACCCAAAACGGCAACTGATGAATGTTCGGGACGAGTTGCGCCAGTTTAACCGCCGACTCAAGGAGATCGGCGAGTTATGCGGCATTGAGGCTACGCTCACCAGTTATGTCGCAAGGCATTCATACGCAACCATCGCTAAATATAAAGGTGTGCCGACGGCTGTTATCAGCGAAGCATTGGGACACTCTTCCGAAGAGGTAACGCAAGTTTACCTTGATTCCTTTGACAAGGAAGTTTTGGACAAATATCACACGCTTATCATTGAGTAA
- a CDS encoding DUF1501 domain-containing protein — translation MKRRNFLRYSGAAAAWASFRLNGFSINPAPRLPFLRALEDGGNPNNRVLVLIQLIGGNDGLNTFIPLDQYSKLASARASLLIPENNVLKITGTATAGFHPSMPGIRNMYDNGLVSVVQNVGYPNQDYSHFRSTDIWMSASEADELVETGWLGRYQQNLHPDFPDGYPNAENPDPLAIQIGSVVSLALMGSTAPVGMAIADPTAYYQFVNDLVEPAPDTPYGQELKFIRLVAQQAQVYYQSVKGAADVGQNLSSLYPSQGENFLADQLRIVAQLISGGLQTPIYIVTLDGFDTHSAQIDSTFGPLEGMHANLLRMVSEAVAAFQDDLRLLGLDDRVAGMTFSEFGRTIASNASFGTDHGAAAPLFVFGKNVIPGIIGNNPQIPNNPHLSADLPMQYDFRAVYASTLKDWFGVTNPENVLGDQFPILPIFKSGVSSVTAVATPQVQASNFPNPFHHTTTFTFTSEGGQVTINLIDISGRVLQNITEGTYPAGTHRVTFSRSRDLPPGHYFYQVKVNGVTVTKKLVVM, via the coding sequence ATGAAAAGAAGAAACTTCCTTAGATACAGCGGCGCAGCGGCAGCATGGGCCAGTTTTCGATTGAACGGCTTCTCCATAAACCCTGCTCCGCGCCTTCCCTTTTTGCGAGCATTGGAAGATGGCGGCAACCCCAACAACAGAGTGCTGGTGCTCATTCAGCTCATCGGCGGCAACGATGGGCTGAATACCTTCATTCCATTAGACCAATACAGCAAACTGGCGAGCGCTCGCGCCAGCTTGCTCATCCCAGAAAACAATGTGCTAAAAATAACCGGCACTGCCACCGCCGGTTTTCATCCCTCCATGCCGGGCATCCGAAATATGTACGACAACGGCTTGGTGTCAGTCGTGCAAAATGTTGGCTATCCAAACCAAGACTACTCGCACTTTCGTTCCACCGACATTTGGATGTCTGCCTCCGAAGCGGACGAGTTGGTAGAAACCGGGTGGTTGGGGCGCTACCAGCAAAACCTGCATCCAGATTTCCCGGATGGCTATCCCAATGCCGAAAATCCCGACCCGTTGGCCATACAAATAGGCTCGGTGGTTTCTCTGGCGCTCATGGGCAGCACTGCTCCTGTGGGCATGGCTATTGCCGACCCAACGGCATACTACCAGTTTGTGAACGACTTGGTGGAGCCAGCCCCCGACACTCCATACGGGCAGGAGCTGAAGTTCATCCGTCTCGTGGCGCAGCAGGCCCAAGTCTATTACCAGTCCGTCAAAGGGGCTGCGGATGTGGGGCAAAACCTATCGTCGCTCTACCCGTCGCAAGGCGAAAACTTTCTGGCCGACCAACTGCGCATCGTGGCACAACTAATTAGCGGAGGGCTACAGACACCTATTTATATCGTCACTCTTGATGGTTTTGACACGCATAGCGCACAAATAGACAGCACGTTTGGCCCCTTGGAGGGGATGCACGCCAACTTGTTGCGCATGGTGTCGGAAGCGGTTGCCGCATTTCAGGACGACTTGCGGCTGCTTGGCTTGGACGACCGCGTGGCAGGTATGACATTCTCCGAATTTGGCCGCACGATTGCCTCCAACGCCAGCTTCGGCACCGACCATGGCGCTGCAGCCCCCCTTTTTGTCTTTGGAAAAAACGTGATTCCGGGCATCATCGGCAACAACCCCCAAATACCGAACAACCCTCATCTGTCAGCCGACCTGCCCATGCAATACGATTTCCGTGCGGTCTATGCCAGCACCTTGAAAGATTGGTTTGGTGTCACAAACCCCGAAAACGTTTTGGGCGACCAATTCCCCATTTTGCCCATTTTCAAATCAGGTGTCAGCAGCGTGACCGCTGTCGCCACCCCTCAGGTGCAAGCATCCAATTTTCCCAACCCTTTTCACCATACGACGACTTTCACGTTCACCAGCGAAGGGGGGCAAGTGACCATCAATCTGATAGATATATCGGGCAGGGTGTTGCAAAACATCACAGAAGGCACATACCCGGCAGGCACGCATCGAGTGACGTTCAGCCGCTCCCGCGACCTTCCTCCCGGTCATTACTTTTATCAGGTAAAGGTGAACGGCGTCACGGTGACGAAAAAGCTGGTGGTGATGTGA